A region from the Chthoniobacterales bacterium genome encodes:
- a CDS encoding zinc-binding alcohol dehydrogenase, producing MTNTANVVLFEEINKVGIGTARLKVCASDEIVTETIYSAISPGTELRTLAGHYGAADKFPFIPGYSSVGRVIAVGDKASGWRVGDLVSSRNPVPFEATNSMWGGQASHQVITTVGEDRPVLLPDDANPLDYVMAEVASIGLRGAEAAVPKPGETAVVIGQGVIGAFSAAWLGVHGCRVIVVDLEASRLERALRNGAAYAVSPKEPDTLDRILTICNGGADIVVEASGSIPGVEMAFKLLRKKPQNYAKEYKVEPIRFYGGDWPRLVFQANYLEPISWKPDTCLPGEAALLITPRDRGIEERQRVVEHIRAGRLIPRNFVDQIFPWQDAPSAYAGLLERRIFSAVIDWKGNN from the coding sequence ATGACAAATACTGCAAACGTCGTCCTATTTGAAGAAATCAATAAGGTAGGCATTGGAACCGCACGCTTGAAAGTGTGCGCCTCCGACGAGATCGTGACCGAAACCATCTATTCAGCGATTTCGCCAGGAACCGAATTACGGACATTGGCTGGTCACTATGGTGCGGCTGATAAATTTCCATTTATTCCAGGTTACAGCTCTGTTGGAAGAGTGATCGCAGTTGGGGACAAAGCAAGCGGATGGCGGGTTGGCGATCTGGTTAGCTCCCGCAATCCGGTGCCTTTTGAAGCCACCAACTCCATGTGGGGCGGGCAGGCCAGCCATCAGGTGATCACCACTGTGGGAGAAGACCGACCAGTGCTCCTGCCTGACGACGCGAATCCTCTCGATTATGTAATGGCGGAGGTCGCAAGCATCGGGCTTCGCGGCGCTGAAGCGGCTGTTCCCAAGCCGGGCGAAACGGCGGTGGTCATAGGCCAGGGCGTCATCGGAGCGTTCTCGGCTGCGTGGCTGGGCGTTCACGGCTGCCGGGTGATTGTCGTAGATCTCGAAGCCAGCCGCTTGGAGCGTGCGCTCCGCAACGGTGCGGCCTATGCCGTTTCACCCAAGGAACCGGATACGCTGGATCGCATCCTAACGATTTGTAACGGTGGTGCCGACATTGTCGTGGAAGCGTCTGGCTCGATCCCCGGAGTGGAAATGGCCTTCAAGCTATTGCGCAAAAAGCCCCAAAACTATGCGAAGGAATACAAGGTGGAACCGATTCGCTTTTACGGGGGCGACTGGCCCCGGTTGGTCTTCCAAGCCAATTATCTTGAGCCTATTTCGTGGAAACCGGATACCTGTCTTCCAGGCGAAGCAGCGCTTCTGATCACCCCGCGAGATCGGGGCATAGAGGAACGTCAACGCGTCGTTGAGCATATCCGCGCGGGACGATTGATTCCCCGAAATTTCGTGGACCAGATTTTCCCGTGGCAGGATGCGCCTTCGGCCTATGCTGGGTTGCTCGAACGCCGCATTTTCTCGGCTGTCATTGATTGGAAGGGGAACAACTAA
- a CDS encoding helix-turn-helix transcriptional regulator, which translates to MHSHPVIEMVYHPRGSGVTTLEGGRKIAFEAHGTVIYPACVRHDQQMFTLGDDICIHLEDPYFRTEGTTFPEAIYIPPGGGQSRRADPYVRTEFLHLAWVRADASRQLELSFRVSALVARLLQLKQPLAQKIPPTLPEVYLTRARQHIAENYGDIRSVAEVAKHVGISVDYLRHLFAEHGATSINRLLNQTRLERAKELLIHSQLPIKEIARLSGFETERYLCTRFRKLTGTSPGAFRLQATKTFSYTHQ; encoded by the coding sequence ATGCATTCCCATCCAGTGATCGAGATGGTCTATCACCCGCGTGGATCGGGAGTCACTACCCTTGAAGGCGGCAGGAAGATTGCGTTTGAGGCGCATGGCACGGTGATCTATCCCGCGTGTGTTCGGCACGACCAGCAGATGTTCACGCTTGGAGATGATATCTGCATTCATCTCGAAGATCCCTATTTCAGAACAGAAGGAACAACGTTTCCAGAAGCCATTTACATTCCACCTGGCGGGGGCCAGTCTCGGCGGGCCGACCCCTATGTGCGGACCGAGTTCCTCCACTTGGCTTGGGTTCGGGCGGATGCGAGCCGGCAATTGGAACTTAGCTTTCGGGTCTCTGCCTTGGTTGCCCGTCTGTTGCAGCTGAAGCAGCCATTGGCCCAGAAGATACCTCCAACGTTACCGGAAGTTTACTTAACTCGCGCAAGGCAACACATTGCCGAAAATTACGGGGATATCCGTTCCGTTGCGGAAGTCGCGAAGCATGTCGGAATCAGCGTGGATTATCTCCGCCATCTGTTCGCAGAACATGGTGCCACAAGCATCAACCGGCTCTTGAATCAAACGAGACTCGAACGAGCCAAGGAGCTCCTGATTCATTCCCAACTGCCGATAAAGGAAATCGCAAGATTGTCCGGCTTCGAGACGGAACGCTATTTATGCACCCGCTTCAGAAAGCTCACTGGCACCAGTCCTGGGGCGTTTCGTCTCCAAGCCACAAAGACGTTTAGCTATACTCACCAATGA
- the xerD gene encoding site-specific tyrosine recombinase XerD, producing the protein MQEDIDDFLLFLAVERGLSTNYQLTIRISLERFVSWLQKNTKVTAFSEVNLDHITEYLAHRKRSGLAAGSIKLIIVALRIFFRFLVKEKRVKADIAGVLPLPRLTRFLPETLNEMQVEKLLDALPTNHPSALRERAMIELLYASGLRVSELVNARLENINLEEGWIRVIGKGDKMRLVPVGKRALEAIQNYLTVERPRVVGKKTGSEIFLNRRGGKLTTVRIWQIVKQSAKFAGIDTNVYPHLLRHSFATHLLGNGADLRIIQEMLGHADIATTQIYTHVDRDHLKSIHRKFHPRG; encoded by the coding sequence ATGCAAGAGGACATCGACGACTTCCTGCTCTTTCTCGCGGTCGAGCGTGGGCTCTCGACTAACTATCAACTAACCATTCGCATCTCACTCGAGCGGTTTGTTAGCTGGCTCCAGAAGAACACCAAGGTGACGGCGTTTTCGGAAGTGAACCTCGACCACATCACCGAATATCTGGCGCATCGCAAACGGAGCGGATTGGCGGCGGGTTCGATCAAACTCATCATCGTGGCGTTGCGGATTTTCTTTCGGTTTTTGGTGAAGGAGAAACGCGTGAAAGCCGACATCGCAGGCGTGCTGCCGCTGCCTCGACTCACGCGGTTTCTCCCGGAGACGTTGAATGAAATGCAAGTCGAGAAGTTGCTCGACGCGCTGCCGACTAACCATCCTTCGGCGTTGCGTGAGCGCGCGATGATCGAGCTGCTTTACGCCAGTGGATTGCGCGTGTCCGAGCTGGTGAATGCGCGTCTGGAGAACATCAATCTGGAGGAAGGCTGGATCCGCGTGATCGGTAAGGGCGACAAGATGCGGCTCGTGCCCGTCGGCAAACGCGCGCTGGAGGCGATCCAGAATTATCTAACCGTGGAGCGTCCGCGCGTGGTCGGGAAAAAGACGGGCAGCGAGATTTTTCTGAACCGTCGCGGTGGCAAACTAACCACGGTGCGCATCTGGCAGATCGTGAAGCAATCGGCGAAGTTTGCCGGCATCGACACGAATGTTTATCCGCACTTGTTGCGGCACTCCTTCGCGACGCATTTGTTAGGAAATGGAGCCGACTTGCGCATCATTCAAGAGATGTTAGGTCACGCCGATATAGCCACGACTCAGATCTACACGCATGTGGATCGCGACCACTTGAAATCGATCCATCGCAAGTTTCACCCGCGAGGTTAG
- a CDS encoding phosphoribosylaminoimidazolesuccinocarboxamide synthase — translation MNLLTCDLPGITKLRSGKVREVFDLGEQLLIVATDRISAFDCVFPDAIPGKGEVLTQLSRWWFEQFPNIANHYISADGDEFPAELHPYREMLAGRSMLVKKTSPLPVECVVRGYLAGSGWKEYQICRTVGGHAAPIGMQNADILPAPLFTPSTKADEGHDENISWDRCVEILGANIAQKVRDASIALYTRGRDIAAAKGIIIADTKFEFGMLGDEVILIDECLTPDSSRFWPADSYQPGSNPPSYDKQFVRDYLETLDWDKTPPAPSLPAEVIAKTAEKYREAFERLTR, via the coding sequence ATGAATCTCCTCACCTGCGATCTTCCCGGCATCACGAAACTGCGCAGCGGCAAAGTCCGCGAAGTCTTTGATCTCGGCGAGCAATTGCTTATCGTGGCGACGGACCGCATTTCGGCCTTTGACTGTGTGTTTCCCGACGCGATTCCGGGTAAGGGTGAGGTGCTCACGCAGCTCAGCCGCTGGTGGTTCGAGCAGTTTCCTAACATTGCGAATCACTACATCTCCGCCGACGGGGATGAGTTTCCAGCGGAGTTGCATCCTTATCGCGAGATGCTGGCCGGGCGCTCGATGTTAGTTAAAAAAACCAGTCCACTTCCAGTCGAATGCGTTGTGCGCGGCTACCTCGCCGGTTCGGGCTGGAAGGAATACCAAATCTGCCGCACGGTCGGCGGCCACGCGGCTCCCATCGGAATGCAGAATGCGGACATTTTGCCCGCGCCACTTTTCACGCCATCGACCAAGGCCGATGAAGGTCACGATGAGAATATTAGTTGGGATCGTTGTGTGGAAATTCTCGGTGCTAACATTGCGCAAAAGGTGCGGGATGCCAGCATCGCGCTCTACACGAGAGGCCGCGACATCGCCGCTGCGAAGGGGATTATCATTGCAGACACGAAGTTTGAATTTGGGATGCTGGGAGACGAGGTGATCTTAATTGACGAATGCCTCACGCCCGATTCCTCGCGCTTCTGGCCGGCAGATTCGTATCAGCCGGGCTCGAATCCGCCGAGCTACGACAAACAATTCGTCCGCGACTATCTGGAGACTCTCGACTGGGACAAAACTCCGCCCGCGCCATCGCTGCCTGCGGAGGTGATCGCGAAGACAGCGGAAAAATATCGCGAGGCCTTTGAGAGGCTGACGCGATGA
- a CDS encoding Gfo/Idh/MocA family oxidoreductase, with protein MRAAIIGCGPSGPQRGGVHSISYAHARAMSTVGKRIQLVAAASRSEKNLEDFTTEFAGLRGYQDYRSLLAEECPEFVSICAFPPDREAMVLAALEVGARAIWVEKPFAISMGSAHRMIQAAEAAGARLFVNFQRRYGRPFEWVREALASGRIGSVTSVQVSQPGNEVINFGPHLIDAALNLLNVPFDRQPVRVLGAVEWSDDSYQGVPVETQIVGTVHFSDGCRMILEAGKYFAARLPIIRIDGEYGFVELRLSPLANEEGMARARFKDDSSVTVLNSDDNFHHGATEPNLYVDRALIDILQALESDQPCRLDAATVLPGLEVLLALFESAQQSKMLTLPLKQQESPFQRRFIRC; from the coding sequence ATGCGTGCCGCCATCATCGGTTGTGGCCCCTCGGGTCCCCAGCGCGGAGGGGTCCATTCCATTTCCTACGCACACGCTCGCGCCATGAGCACCGTCGGGAAACGTATCCAACTCGTGGCTGCAGCTAGCCGAAGTGAAAAAAACCTAGAAGACTTTACTACGGAATTCGCGGGCCTTCGAGGCTACCAAGACTACCGCAGTCTCTTGGCAGAGGAGTGTCCGGAATTTGTTAGTATTTGCGCATTTCCTCCAGATCGCGAGGCGATGGTGTTGGCCGCCTTGGAAGTCGGAGCAAGGGCGATCTGGGTTGAAAAGCCGTTCGCCATTTCGATGGGATCGGCCCACCGCATGATCCAGGCCGCCGAGGCGGCGGGTGCCCGACTTTTCGTCAATTTCCAGCGCCGCTATGGCAGACCTTTTGAATGGGTCAGGGAAGCACTGGCGTCTGGTCGCATCGGAAGCGTGACCAGTGTACAGGTTAGCCAGCCGGGGAATGAAGTGATCAACTTTGGCCCTCACCTGATTGATGCCGCCCTGAACTTGCTGAATGTGCCGTTCGATCGTCAACCTGTTCGAGTTTTGGGTGCGGTGGAGTGGTCGGATGACTCTTACCAAGGCGTCCCGGTTGAGACCCAAATTGTCGGTACGGTTCATTTTTCCGATGGCTGCCGCATGATCCTCGAAGCTGGAAAATATTTTGCGGCGCGGCTGCCGATCATTCGGATCGACGGGGAATACGGTTTCGTCGAACTTCGCCTATCGCCATTGGCCAATGAGGAGGGGATGGCCCGGGCACGTTTCAAGGACGATTCCTCCGTCACTGTTCTCAACAGCGACGATAATTTTCACCACGGGGCGACGGAGCCGAATCTGTATGTGGACCGCGCGTTGATTGATATTCTGCAAGCCTTGGAAAGCGACCAGCCTTGCCGCCTCGACGCCGCAACGGTCCTTCCGGGTCTGGAAGTCCTGCTAGCGCTTTTTGAATCTGCCCAGCAGTCGAAAATGCTGACACTTCCGCTGAAGCAACAGGAGTCTCCCTTTCAGCGTCGATTTATCCGCTGCTGA
- a CDS encoding dipeptide epimerase has translation MISSVEILHLQPRHIFRISRGAKAEVRNVIFKLSHASCIGLGEASPNAFYHETADDVATRLASLSSWLAGITISNADDIISLWPAIWQRVQPSRAAACAVDLALWDWLAQTKSVTLPELLWNEPARPVVSCVTLGLSDPAELAAKLAELAGFPLLKIKLNRENPLELVSKIRERTSSRLVVDANAAWDAPFLAQIAPQLAALGVEFIEQPLPPGADFATTPLPIFADESCVIPEDIDRLPEAFSGFNIKLVKCGGITPALEMLRRGQQRGLRTMTGCMLETSVLISAGFAIAQRTEYADLDGAWLLQSEPFGRVKFSHGILTLS, from the coding sequence ATGATTTCCTCCGTAGAGATCCTCCATCTCCAGCCCCGGCACATTTTTCGCATCAGCCGTGGAGCCAAAGCCGAAGTCCGAAACGTCATTTTCAAACTTTCCCATGCAAGTTGCATCGGACTCGGCGAGGCGTCGCCCAACGCCTTCTACCACGAAACCGCCGACGACGTGGCGACCCGACTTGCATCGTTATCGAGCTGGCTCGCAGGCATCACCATTTCCAATGCCGACGACATCATTTCGCTCTGGCCCGCCATCTGGCAGCGCGTGCAACCCTCCCGCGCCGCCGCCTGCGCCGTCGATCTCGCCCTCTGGGATTGGCTCGCGCAAACGAAGTCCGTCACGCTTCCCGAACTTCTCTGGAACGAACCCGCGCGCCCAGTGGTGAGTTGCGTCACCCTCGGACTCTCCGACCCCGCCGAACTCGCCGCCAAACTGGCCGAACTCGCCGGATTTCCGCTGCTGAAGATCAAGCTCAATCGCGAGAATCCATTGGAACTCGTCTCAAAAATCCGTGAGCGGACTTCCAGCCGATTGGTCGTCGATGCCAACGCCGCCTGGGACGCCCCGTTTCTCGCCCAGATCGCCCCGCAACTCGCCGCACTCGGCGTCGAATTTATCGAGCAACCGCTCCCGCCCGGCGCTGACTTCGCCACGACTCCCCTGCCCATTTTCGCCGACGAAAGCTGCGTCATCCCCGAGGACATCGACCGGCTGCCCGAGGCATTTTCCGGGTTCAACATCAAACTCGTGAAATGCGGCGGCATCACCCCCGCGCTGGAAATGTTGCGCCGAGGACAACAGCGCGGACTCCGCACCATGACCGGCTGCATGTTGGAAACTAGCGTCCTCATTTCCGCCGGCTTCGCCATCGCCCAACGCACCGAATACGCCGACCTCGACGGCGCCTGGCTCCTCCAATCCGAGCCCTTCGGCCGCGTGAAATTCAGCCACGGAATCCTCACCCTTTCCTAA
- a CDS encoding 3-keto-5-aminohexanoate cleavage protein, with product MSPVSPETDGSPMDLILNFVPTGMLPTKADNPHVPVTIEEILADIAAVQQLGITMVHVHVRDAAQQPTLDTGFYAELVSGIREIDPQLVVCVSCSGRRSPELAARRLPLTLTGNAKPDLASLTLSSLNFTRQASITSPETLTGLATEMLRHGIVPEIEIFDTGMMNVLRYLREHGNIHDPCYINLILGNIASAQCEPGVLGLLLGQLPPGALWSLGGIGSVQLPANALGIALGGGVRVGLEDNLFFDQARQQPATNLSLVERVHSLARIHRRKIMSPADFRSRLRLLPGHGSYGREPISI from the coding sequence ATGAGCCCCGTGTCCCCTGAAACTGACGGCTCGCCGATGGACCTCATCCTCAATTTCGTTCCCACTGGCATGTTGCCCACGAAGGCCGACAACCCGCATGTGCCCGTCACCATCGAGGAAATCCTCGCCGACATCGCCGCCGTCCAGCAGCTCGGGATCACCATGGTCCACGTCCATGTTCGCGACGCCGCGCAACAACCCACGCTCGACACCGGCTTCTATGCTGAACTCGTCTCCGGCATCCGCGAGATCGATCCCCAACTCGTCGTCTGCGTCTCCTGTAGCGGCCGCCGTTCACCCGAGCTCGCCGCGCGTCGCCTCCCGCTTACCCTCACCGGAAACGCCAAACCCGACCTGGCCTCACTCACCCTCAGCTCGCTCAATTTCACCCGCCAGGCCAGCATCACCTCCCCGGAAACTCTCACCGGTCTCGCCACAGAAATGCTCCGGCACGGCATTGTTCCCGAAATCGAAATCTTTGACACCGGCATGATGAACGTCCTGCGCTACCTGCGTGAACACGGCAACATCCACGACCCGTGTTACATCAATCTCATCCTCGGAAACATCGCCAGCGCGCAATGCGAGCCGGGCGTTCTCGGGCTCCTGCTCGGCCAACTGCCGCCGGGAGCGCTTTGGTCACTGGGCGGCATCGGCAGCGTGCAGCTCCCGGCCAACGCTCTGGGCATCGCCCTCGGCGGTGGCGTGCGCGTGGGATTGGAGGATAATCTATTTTTTGACCAAGCCCGCCAGCAACCCGCCACCAATCTCAGCCTCGTCGAGCGCGTCCATTCGCTGGCCCGCATCCACAGGAGAAAAATCATGTCGCCTGCTGATTTCCGCAGTCGCCTGCGACTCCTCCCCGGCCACGGCAGCTATGGCCGGGAACCCATTTCCATCTAA
- a CDS encoding enolase C-terminal domain-like protein — translation MGTISSVDDILSLWPDLWERVQPSRAAACAVDLALWDWLANSRSITFAEHLWNEPARRSPVASPWDSQNSTPNWPNSPDFPSLKSNSPAKIRSRSSPYLVVDTNAAWDAPFLAQIAPQLAALDVGFIEQPLPPAADFAPTPLPISADESCVNPEDIDRLPEVFSGFNIKLVARNLRTMTGCMLESSILISADFAIAQRTDYPDLDSDWVSP, via the coding sequence GTGGGTACCATTTCCAGCGTCGACGACATCCTTTCGCTCTGGCCCGACCTCTGGGAGCGCGTGCAACCTTCCCGCGCCGCCGCGTGCGCCGTCGATCTCGCCCTCTGGGATTGGCTCGCGAATTCCCGGTCCATCACCTTCGCCGAACACCTCTGGAACGAACCCGCGCGCCGGTCACCAGTTGCGTCACCCTGGGACTCTCAGAACTCGACGCCAAACTGGCCGAACTCGCCGGATTTCCCCTCATTAAAATCAAACTCGCCCGCGAAAATCCGCTCGCGCTCGTCACCCTACCTCGTGGTCGATACCAACGCCGCTTGGGACGCCCCGTTTCTCGCCCAGATCGCCCCGCAACTCGCCGCACTCGACGTAGGATTCATCGAGCAACCACTCCCGCCCGCGGCTGATTTTGCCCCCACTCCGCTGCCCATTTCCGCCGACGAAAGTTGCGTCAACCCCGAGGACATCGACCGGCTCCCCGAGGTGTTTTCCGGGTTCAACATCAAACTTGTCGCCCGCAACCTCCGCACCATGACCGGCTGCATGTTGGAAAGCAGCATCCTCATTTCCGCCGACTTCGCCATCGCTCAACGCACCGACTACCCCGACCTGGACAGCGATTGGGTTTCCCCATGA